Proteins from a single region of Acidovorax sp. NCPPB 3576:
- a CDS encoding acyl-CoA dehydrogenase family protein, with the protein MSEQARLSNTLACEVRQWIDAHVIPAEGLLDQDDSAAAGKAAELVAAARRARLWGSYYPPALGGRVSSLAAYVPVAEAEGRSEHGPMVFGSEAAVDAHMLFLHGSPLVRERYLAPLAAGQATPAYAMSEPQGIGSMPSTIQTSATLRDGHWHIDGRKWFICRAGRAAFVTVVARTLPDGPAEQALSMIVVPTDAPGFRVERELDILGRHQGQCEISFTNVRVSADHVLGEPHRGMALMRQRLVLGRLLRSSHWLGLGQRCFDLLCERIRSPRGTMAALPDKQLVRRHVFEVHLALTSARALVHAAAEEFDAGRRCDLPANLAKVAAARALGLAADSAIQVFGAEGLSALTPLSGIFRSARATRILDGADEALISSVGRQLIDLEAAAS; encoded by the coding sequence ATGAGCGAACAAGCACGGTTATCGAACACGCTGGCATGCGAAGTGCGGCAATGGATCGATGCCCACGTCATTCCGGCCGAGGGCCTTCTGGATCAAGACGATTCGGCCGCCGCAGGCAAGGCCGCCGAGCTGGTCGCGGCCGCCCGGCGTGCCCGGTTGTGGGGGTCTTACTATCCCCCCGCGCTGGGCGGGCGCGTGAGCTCGCTCGCCGCCTACGTCCCTGTTGCAGAGGCGGAAGGCCGATCGGAACATGGCCCGATGGTCTTCGGCAGCGAGGCCGCCGTCGATGCGCACATGCTTTTTCTGCATGGCAGTCCCCTGGTCCGCGAGCGCTATCTTGCGCCGCTCGCCGCGGGGCAAGCCACGCCGGCCTACGCCATGTCCGAGCCGCAAGGCATCGGCTCGATGCCATCGACCATCCAGACGTCGGCCACGCTGCGCGATGGGCACTGGCACATCGACGGGCGCAAGTGGTTCATCTGCCGCGCGGGCCGCGCTGCCTTCGTCACCGTCGTGGCCCGCACGCTGCCGGATGGTCCCGCAGAGCAGGCGCTGTCGATGATCGTGGTGCCCACCGATGCACCCGGTTTCAGGGTGGAGCGCGAACTGGACATCCTCGGGCGGCACCAGGGGCAGTGCGAGATCTCGTTCACGAACGTGCGTGTCTCGGCCGATCACGTGCTCGGCGAGCCGCACCGGGGCATGGCGCTGATGCGGCAGCGGCTGGTATTGGGCCGGCTGCTGCGCTCCAGCCACTGGCTGGGCCTGGGCCAGCGTTGCTTCGATCTGCTGTGCGAGCGCATCCGCAGTCCGCGCGGAACGATGGCGGCACTGCCGGACAAACAGCTCGTGCGGCGGCATGTCTTCGAGGTCCACCTGGCGCTGACCAGCGCGCGCGCGCTGGTGCATGCCGCAGCCGAGGAATTCGACGCCGGCCGCCGGTGCGATCTGCCAGCGAATCTCGCCAAGGTGGCTGCTGCCCGCGCCCTGGGACTGGCAGCGGATTCCGCCATACAGGTCTTCGGCGCAGAAGGCTTGAGTGCGCTCACCCCGTTGTCGGGCATCTTTCGCTCAGCGCGGGCCACGCGCATCCTGGATGGCGCCGACGAAGCCCTGATCAGCTCCGTGGGCCGCCAGTTGATCGACCTCGAAGCCGCCGCTTCATGA
- a CDS encoding class I adenylate-forming enzyme family protein translates to MSASGIIDLVPASLRREWSLRGWYPDRSVYEMFAAHALRQPDRPAVVSPTGSVSYGMLLDAAHRLAASLRKRGIVPGDVVAYQLANSWRSCAIDLAVAALGAIVAPLPPGRGRLDMESLLRRCQARAVIVPPSHGDVDLCELVESLRSSLLSLRVLVLDGGCREGWSTFDDMLEGPAIDPVSLPAVDPNAPVRLLVSSGTESEPKLVAYSHNALLGGRGRFLQRLHPQEQGFRGLYLVPLGSSFGSTATFGVLSWLGGSIALIPRFDTANAIEAIASLKPTHVLGVPTMLQRMAADPLLARIDKSSLVAMVSGGSVIDSASIRRCVEAFGCGFISLYGSADGVNCHNTLDEPLELVLRSVGKPNDSVCAIRLVDAAGREVGAGDIGEITARGPLSPMQYVNAPELDQRYRDADGWVYTGDLGRFDADGYLLLTGRKKDIVIRGGSNISTVQIETLATGHPDVVSAACVPVPDADMGQRVCLCLTMRDGAPRPSLNEINAYLREQGLENNKLPEYLRYYRQLPLSPAGKVDKKVLTAEVAELGNGPGFRIAR, encoded by the coding sequence ATGAGCGCATCCGGAATCATCGATCTCGTTCCCGCATCGTTGCGCCGCGAATGGAGCCTTCGTGGCTGGTATCCCGACCGCTCGGTGTACGAGATGTTCGCAGCCCATGCCCTGCGCCAGCCCGACAGGCCGGCCGTGGTGTCGCCGACGGGCAGCGTCAGTTACGGCATGCTGCTGGACGCCGCGCATCGCCTGGCGGCAAGCCTGCGCAAGCGCGGCATCGTGCCCGGCGACGTCGTTGCCTACCAACTGGCGAATTCCTGGCGCAGTTGCGCCATCGACCTGGCCGTCGCTGCGCTGGGAGCGATCGTGGCGCCGCTGCCGCCGGGCCGCGGCCGGCTCGACATGGAGTCGCTGCTGCGGCGCTGCCAGGCGCGCGCCGTCATCGTCCCGCCCAGCCATGGCGATGTGGACCTGTGCGAGCTGGTCGAATCGCTGCGGTCCAGCCTGCTGTCGCTGCGCGTTCTCGTGCTGGATGGCGGATGCCGCGAGGGGTGGTCCACGTTCGACGACATGCTGGAGGGCCCTGCCATCGATCCCGTGTCGCTGCCTGCCGTGGATCCCAACGCGCCCGTGCGCCTGCTGGTGTCATCGGGCACGGAGTCCGAGCCCAAGCTGGTCGCGTATTCGCACAATGCGCTGCTCGGCGGCCGTGGGCGTTTCCTGCAGCGGCTGCATCCCCAGGAGCAAGGATTTCGGGGCTTGTATCTCGTGCCGCTGGGCTCCTCCTTCGGCTCGACCGCCACTTTTGGCGTGCTGTCCTGGCTGGGGGGATCGATCGCGTTGATTCCCCGTTTCGACACCGCCAACGCGATCGAAGCCATCGCCAGCCTGAAGCCCACCCACGTCCTGGGGGTCCCTACCATGCTGCAGCGCATGGCGGCCGATCCGCTGCTGGCGCGCATCGACAAGTCCAGCCTGGTGGCAATGGTCAGCGGCGGCTCGGTGATCGACAGTGCGAGCATCCGCCGCTGTGTCGAGGCATTCGGCTGCGGCTTCATCAGCCTCTATGGCTCGGCCGATGGCGTGAATTGCCACAACACGCTGGACGAACCGCTGGAGCTGGTGCTGCGCAGCGTCGGCAAGCCCAACGACAGCGTGTGCGCGATCCGCCTCGTCGATGCGGCGGGCCGGGAGGTCGGCGCCGGTGATATCGGTGAAATCACGGCGCGCGGCCCGCTCAGCCCCATGCAGTACGTCAACGCGCCGGAACTCGATCAGCGCTACAGAGATGCCGACGGCTGGGTCTATACCGGCGACCTGGGGCGCTTCGATGCCGACGGATACCTGCTGCTCACCGGGCGCAAGAAGGACATCGTCATCCGCGGCGGCTCCAACATCAGCACCGTGCAGATCGAAACGCTGGCGACGGGCCACCCCGATGTGGTGAGCGCTGCCTGTGTGCCCGTGCCCGATGCCGACATGGGCCAGAGGGTGTGCCTGTGCCTGACGATGCGCGACGGTGCGCCGCGGCCAAGCCTGAACGAGATCAATGCCTACCTGCGCGAGCAGGGGCTGGAAAACAACAAGCTGCCGGAGTATCTGCGCTACTACCGCCAACTGCCGCTGAGTCCGGCAGGCAAGGTGGACAAGAAGGTGCTGACTGCCGAAGTCGCTGAACTGGGCAACGGACCGGGTTTCCGGATTGCTCGCTGA
- a CDS encoding CoA transferase — MLKAAATPWLAGCGLGRMATGATGGWGPFVRSLRFQADRLGIACDGAPAASPERDHALRFDLVAPGARAVTATVHAWADGSHAIGGSEFLAQAGSGLMAVHGRSSGGSRALGLHCVGTATSALALQGAMAAALGQLRGASSTRVEVSLAGVALLCIGQYLAGATASDAPERLSPGSHSPQDRPPFLSADGVVFEIESLDAEPWRNFWGALGIEPAVAAQGWKGFLLRYAKAVSPMPASMMQLLAGLPYADIAARCAQAGMAVCPVRPLAARAQDPGARDLWMQGPWRFSTNPGPPAVRPLPSPQSLPLSGLTIIESCRRIQGPLAGHLLALLGARVVRIEPPGGDPLRGMPPMAGEVSARFDALNRLKTVREIDIRTAAGRSAVLELARDADVFLHNWAPGKALELGLDDGDLHRVNPALVYAYAGGWGSEGPAPGLPGTDFMAQAYSGAASVVAQAAGTRGGSLFTVLDVLGGVVAAQGVTAALLRRQLSPSGCRVDTSLLGAATLLCARELQACWEGDETATDCGPLLQAVIPVKDGQIAVECPDDAALGRLAEAAGLPRTASAAVVRGALPGWLGALTLGDAERLLSRIGVPAIAVAEDLALLPENPRLARALRPASYVQVQSPWRWS; from the coding sequence ATGCTGAAAGCCGCGGCCACGCCATGGCTGGCCGGTTGTGGCCTGGGCCGCATGGCCACGGGCGCGACAGGCGGCTGGGGGCCGTTCGTGCGCTCTCTCCGGTTCCAGGCCGATCGGCTGGGTATCGCGTGCGATGGGGCGCCTGCCGCTTCGCCAGAGCGTGACCATGCCTTGCGATTCGATCTCGTCGCACCCGGTGCGCGGGCCGTGACGGCCACCGTCCACGCCTGGGCCGACGGCAGCCACGCCATCGGTGGCAGCGAATTCCTGGCACAGGCGGGCAGCGGCTTGATGGCGGTGCATGGCCGCTCCAGCGGCGGCAGCCGCGCACTCGGCCTGCACTGCGTCGGCACCGCGACCTCCGCGCTCGCCTTGCAAGGGGCGATGGCGGCCGCGCTGGGTCAATTGCGCGGCGCCTCCAGCACGCGGGTGGAGGTGTCGCTGGCCGGTGTGGCGCTGCTGTGCATCGGGCAATACCTCGCCGGGGCCACTGCGTCCGATGCGCCGGAGAGGTTGTCGCCAGGCAGCCATTCGCCGCAGGATCGGCCGCCTTTCCTGTCGGCCGATGGGGTGGTGTTCGAAATCGAATCGCTGGATGCGGAGCCTTGGCGCAATTTCTGGGGAGCGCTGGGCATCGAGCCCGCCGTGGCTGCGCAGGGTTGGAAGGGCTTCCTGCTGCGCTACGCCAAGGCCGTGTCGCCGATGCCGGCAAGCATGATGCAGCTACTGGCCGGCTTGCCCTACGCGGACATCGCGGCGCGTTGCGCGCAGGCCGGCATGGCGGTCTGTCCGGTCAGGCCACTGGCCGCACGTGCGCAGGACCCCGGGGCCCGCGACCTCTGGATGCAAGGGCCGTGGCGATTCTCCACGAACCCTGGCCCACCCGCAGTCCGGCCGCTGCCGTCGCCGCAATCACTGCCGCTCAGCGGGCTGACGATCATCGAATCGTGCCGCCGCATCCAGGGACCGCTGGCAGGCCATCTGCTCGCGCTGCTGGGCGCACGGGTGGTCCGCATCGAGCCTCCGGGCGGGGACCCGCTGCGCGGCATGCCGCCGATGGCCGGGGAGGTGTCGGCACGCTTCGATGCGTTGAACCGCTTGAAGACGGTGCGAGAGATAGACATCCGGACCGCTGCGGGCCGCTCGGCCGTGCTGGAGCTGGCCCGCGATGCGGACGTGTTCTTGCACAACTGGGCACCCGGCAAGGCTTTGGAACTGGGCCTGGACGATGGCGACCTCCATCGGGTGAATCCGGCACTGGTCTATGCCTATGCCGGCGGCTGGGGTAGCGAAGGCCCTGCTCCGGGTTTGCCAGGCACTGATTTCATGGCCCAGGCCTACTCCGGCGCCGCATCGGTCGTCGCGCAGGCCGCCGGCACGCGCGGGGGATCTCTTTTCACCGTGCTGGATGTGCTGGGGGGCGTTGTCGCCGCGCAGGGTGTCACGGCCGCGCTGCTGCGCCGGCAGTTGAGCCCGTCGGGTTGCCGCGTCGATACCTCGCTGCTGGGCGCCGCGACCCTGTTGTGTGCCCGCGAGTTGCAGGCGTGCTGGGAAGGGGACGAGACGGCAACGGACTGCGGTCCCCTGCTTCAGGCCGTGATCCCCGTGAAAGACGGACAGATCGCCGTGGAATGCCCCGACGACGCGGCGCTGGGCCGCCTGGCCGAGGCCGCCGGCCTGCCGCGAACAGCGTCCGCCGCCGTGGTTCGAGGCGCGCTGCCCGGCTGGCTGGGGGCGTTGACGCTGGGCGACGCCGAACGCTTGCTGTCCCGCATCGGCGTGCCGGCCATCGCGGTGGCCGAAGACCTCGCCCTGTTGCCCGAAAACCCCCGGCTGGCCCGCGCGCTGCGGCCAGCCTCCTATGTCCAAGTGCAGTCTCCCTGGAGGTGGTCATGA
- a CDS encoding MoaD/ThiS family protein: protein MTVTVHIPTLLRPLTQDHKRVECSGRSVIEVIDSIDLRYPGIKDRLVANGRVHRFMNIYVNDEDIRFAADLSTPVSPGDSLTILPAVAGGSGARPC, encoded by the coding sequence ATGACTGTCACTGTCCACATTCCCACACTGCTGCGTCCCCTCACGCAGGACCACAAGCGCGTTGAGTGCTCGGGCCGAAGCGTGATCGAGGTCATCGACTCGATCGACCTTCGGTATCCCGGAATCAAGGATCGCCTGGTCGCCAACGGACGGGTGCATCGCTTCATGAACATCTATGTGAACGATGAAGACATCCGCTTTGCGGCCGATCTGTCCACGCCGGTCAGCCCCGGCGACTCGCTGACCATCCTGCCGGCCGTCGCAGGCGGCAGCGGGGCACGCCCATGCTGA
- a CDS encoding M67 family metallopeptidase, producing MLLLSHELADAMVRHALAHHPVEACGLIAGPPGGAPVRLVPLRNASNATDAFRFDSREQLSVWRELDERGEMPHVLYHSHTASRAYPSRDDVAFAADPATHYLIVSTVDPQSPEMRSFRIVSGRITEEALVISDCPPR from the coding sequence ATGTTGCTGCTGAGCCATGAACTGGCCGATGCCATGGTGCGCCATGCGCTGGCCCACCATCCGGTCGAAGCCTGCGGGCTGATCGCCGGCCCGCCCGGTGGGGCGCCCGTGCGACTGGTGCCGTTGCGCAATGCATCGAACGCCACCGATGCATTTCGCTTCGATTCGCGCGAGCAACTCTCCGTCTGGCGCGAACTGGACGAGCGCGGCGAGATGCCGCATGTGCTTTATCACTCGCACACCGCGTCGCGCGCCTACCCGAGCCGCGACGACGTGGCCTTTGCCGCAGACCCGGCCACCCACTACCTCATTGTTTCCACTGTGGACCCACAAAGCCCGGAGATGCGCAGTTTTCGCATCGTCTCGGGCCGGATCACGGAGGAAGCGCTTGTCATTTCCGATTGCCCGCCTCGCTGA
- the moeB gene encoding molybdopterin-synthase adenylyltransferase MoeB has product MMLPPLVAPRAELTPDEISRYSRHLLLPDVGLDGQRRLKTARVLVIGAGGLGSPVLLYLAAAGVGCIGIVEFDSLEVSNLQRQVIHGMSDLGQPKAQSAARALRELNPLVNIQLHVQRLEAHNALEILDGYDLVIDGTDNFATRYLVNDACVLAGKPCVWGSIYRFEGQASVFWEDAPGGSGLNYRDLYPEPPPPELAPSCAEGGVLGVLCASIGSVMATEAIKLITGLGESLLGRLMVYDALDMAWRCMPIRRDPQRTRITRLIDYPAFCGFGTAPSGEVPAITAAELKVLLEGHSPPVLIDVREASERHIVNIPGSVHVPKGSIAVDAWLAALSPQTPIVLHCKSGVRSRQALLALRERGYARVRHLEGGILAWVDQVDPSLPRY; this is encoded by the coding sequence ATGATGCTGCCTCCCTTGGTCGCGCCGCGGGCTGAACTGACACCGGACGAGATCAGCCGCTACAGCCGCCATCTCCTGCTGCCGGACGTGGGGCTGGACGGGCAGCGACGCTTGAAGACCGCCCGCGTGCTCGTGATCGGCGCCGGCGGGCTGGGCTCGCCGGTGCTGCTGTACCTGGCCGCAGCCGGCGTCGGCTGCATCGGCATCGTCGAATTCGATTCGTTGGAGGTGTCGAACCTGCAGCGCCAGGTGATCCACGGCATGTCCGACCTCGGGCAGCCGAAGGCGCAAAGCGCCGCGCGAGCGCTTCGGGAACTCAATCCGCTGGTGAACATACAGCTGCATGTCCAACGGCTGGAGGCGCACAACGCGCTGGAGATCCTCGATGGTTACGACCTGGTGATCGATGGCACCGACAACTTCGCCACGCGCTACCTGGTCAACGATGCCTGCGTATTGGCCGGCAAGCCTTGCGTCTGGGGCTCGATCTACCGCTTCGAGGGCCAGGCGTCAGTGTTCTGGGAGGACGCCCCCGGCGGCTCGGGCCTGAACTACCGTGACCTGTATCCCGAGCCACCCCCTCCAGAGCTTGCGCCTTCGTGCGCCGAAGGGGGCGTGCTGGGCGTGCTGTGCGCATCCATCGGGTCGGTCATGGCCACCGAGGCCATCAAGCTCATCACCGGGCTGGGCGAGTCCCTGCTCGGCCGTCTCATGGTCTATGACGCGCTGGACATGGCCTGGCGCTGCATGCCGATACGCCGTGATCCGCAGAGAACGCGCATCACCCGGCTCATCGACTATCCGGCGTTCTGCGGCTTTGGCACGGCGCCATCCGGCGAGGTTCCCGCCATCACGGCGGCGGAACTCAAGGTGCTGCTGGAGGGCCACTCGCCTCCCGTGCTGATCGACGTGCGCGAGGCTTCGGAGCGCCACATCGTCAACATTCCCGGATCGGTGCACGTGCCCAAAGGGTCGATCGCTGTGGATGCGTGGCTGGCTGCGCTGTCCCCGCAGACGCCCATCGTGCTGCACTGCAAGTCTGGCGTTCGATCGCGCCAGGCGCTGCTTGCCTTGCGCGAACGTGGCTATGCCCGCGTGCGCCATCTCGAAGGCGGCATCCTGGCGTGGGTCGATCAGGTGGACCCGTCGCTGCCCAGGTACTGA
- a CDS encoding copper uptake system-associated protein: MTIIRLWPGRIAMALVLFLNALTCMAGESPDEAAIRQVILSTWNKPNAPVEVGPVVVAGGNAIAGWTQGTRGGRALMARDKAGRWSVAACGGDGLKEAKLLESTGMGEARAKQLSAALAQAESAIPAARRAQFSTFDGLVRMDAAGQHSGHEASSSRTGIDAKGAKP, from the coding sequence ATGACAATCATCCGTCTCTGGCCTGGCAGGATCGCCATGGCCCTCGTTCTGTTCCTGAATGCGTTGACGTGCATGGCCGGCGAATCGCCGGACGAAGCCGCCATTCGCCAGGTCATTCTCTCGACCTGGAACAAGCCGAACGCACCTGTGGAAGTGGGTCCCGTGGTGGTGGCGGGTGGGAACGCCATTGCAGGGTGGACGCAAGGCACGCGCGGCGGGCGCGCCCTGATGGCCCGTGACAAGGCCGGCCGGTGGTCGGTCGCGGCCTGTGGCGGCGACGGCCTGAAAGAGGCGAAGTTGCTGGAATCCACCGGAATGGGAGAGGCCAGGGCAAAACAGCTCAGTGCTGCCCTGGCCCAGGCCGAGAGCGCCATACCCGCTGCACGAAGGGCGCAGTTTTCCACCTTCGACGGTCTGGTCCGCATGGACGCGGCAGGACAGCATTCCGGGCATGAAGCCTCCTCTTCCCGTACCGGGATCGACGCCAAGGGAGCCAAGCCATGA
- a CDS encoding TonB-dependent receptor, translating into MHEPLTRRGHRRCKTRRQPRHPFSFQAMEKIHPLLRPHVISLSASLACCGAAFAQTDNDTSTLPAVVVVGSPVIEDNRTDAFGSLTTEVTAAQIRDLNALDLSSALRRTPGVSVSRFNPVGSFGGDEGGAVFVRGLGASRPGSEIKTYIDGIPFYMGVWNHPLLDLIPVNGIDRITVYKGPQPQTFGNTFAAIDVSPKRAMREGVSADARLSAGSFSTTIEQASLQVRQGDFGLSLTQGEARSNGSRPDGDGRLSNVMGRIDYRLTPQWSAGLSLLYADNKVSDPGQEGLPATKTGKFDTRGGFAAFSVAHEHAHARGSLQIYDNSGQGNWHDNPNQADALSKFRLSGLRWMETLQPWTGGEIVAGVDLDRMSGSLAFGGFTAFDGVSLRLTSPHVAVSQSVMLGNDWKATPSIGVRLYDHSVYGHSSAPHAGLVIDRGDSLSLRANVSRGLNHPGLDAALLNAIVPPLAGAPTSWRGLQPERMNHVEVGVRWSPRPGSSVDLAVFESRLSQRYVFAFPPAVAVPGLTNLGDYRIKGVELAAQYSMDKSWSLFAGLTLLNPSRSDLPYAPRRVLSLGTNWQHRAWRTSLDAQAQSEMFTLNRDRSDGSSNTSRVGGFAVVNLRVAYALPSLLGPRGEVFIALENLADRRYAYRSGYPMPGRSAQLGVTLSL; encoded by the coding sequence GTGCATGAACCCCTGACCCGTCGTGGTCACCGGCGCTGCAAAACGCGAAGGCAACCCCGACACCCGTTCTCCTTCCAAGCCATGGAAAAAATACATCCTTTACTGCGTCCTCACGTGATCTCGCTGTCGGCGTCGCTTGCCTGCTGTGGTGCGGCTTTCGCACAGACCGACAACGACACCTCCACATTGCCGGCCGTGGTGGTCGTTGGCAGCCCTGTCATCGAAGACAACCGCACGGATGCCTTCGGCAGCCTGACCACCGAAGTCACGGCCGCGCAGATCCGCGACCTCAACGCCCTGGACCTGTCCTCTGCCTTGCGGCGTACGCCGGGCGTGTCCGTTTCCCGATTCAACCCGGTGGGATCATTCGGCGGGGACGAAGGGGGCGCTGTCTTCGTGCGCGGGCTCGGGGCCAGCCGTCCGGGCAGCGAGATCAAGACCTACATCGACGGTATTCCGTTCTATATGGGCGTCTGGAATCATCCGCTGCTGGACCTGATCCCGGTGAATGGCATCGACCGCATCACGGTCTACAAGGGGCCGCAGCCACAGACCTTCGGCAATACCTTCGCTGCGATCGACGTGAGTCCCAAGCGCGCCATGCGCGAAGGCGTTTCCGCGGATGCTCGCCTGAGCGCAGGCAGTTTTTCCACCACGATCGAACAGGCCAGCTTGCAGGTGCGGCAAGGGGATTTCGGTTTGTCCCTGACCCAGGGCGAGGCGCGATCCAACGGCAGTCGCCCGGATGGCGATGGCAGGCTGTCCAACGTGATGGGGCGGATCGACTACCGATTGACACCACAGTGGTCCGCGGGACTGAGCCTGCTTTATGCGGACAACAAGGTGTCCGATCCCGGCCAGGAGGGACTCCCCGCCACGAAGACCGGAAAATTCGATACGCGTGGCGGCTTTGCGGCCTTCTCGGTCGCCCACGAGCATGCGCATGCCCGCGGTTCGCTGCAGATCTACGACAACAGCGGTCAAGGCAACTGGCACGACAACCCGAACCAAGCCGATGCCCTCAGCAAATTTCGCCTCAGCGGACTGCGGTGGATGGAAACCCTGCAGCCGTGGACGGGTGGCGAGATCGTCGCAGGGGTCGACCTGGACCGCATGAGCGGTAGCCTTGCGTTCGGTGGCTTCACCGCGTTCGACGGCGTTTCGCTGCGCCTGACATCCCCGCATGTCGCAGTCAGCCAGTCGGTGATGCTGGGCAACGACTGGAAGGCAACGCCTTCGATCGGCGTGCGCCTTTATGACCACAGCGTCTATGGGCACTCCAGTGCCCCCCATGCGGGATTGGTGATCGACCGGGGTGATTCGCTGTCGTTGCGCGCCAACGTCTCTCGCGGGCTGAACCATCCCGGTCTCGATGCCGCATTGCTCAATGCCATCGTGCCGCCACTGGCCGGCGCGCCGACCAGTTGGCGCGGCCTGCAGCCCGAGCGCATGAACCACGTGGAGGTGGGTGTGCGCTGGTCGCCTCGTCCGGGCAGCAGCGTTGACCTGGCGGTCTTTGAGAGCCGCCTGAGCCAGCGCTACGTTTTCGCTTTTCCACCGGCCGTGGCGGTGCCTGGCCTCACCAACCTGGGCGACTACCGCATCAAGGGCGTTGAACTGGCGGCGCAGTATTCGATGGACAAATCCTGGTCATTGTTCGCCGGGCTGACCCTGCTCAATCCGAGCCGCAGCGATCTTCCCTATGCACCGCGCCGCGTACTGTCCCTGGGAACGAACTGGCAGCACCGGGCGTGGCGCACCAGCTTGGATGCGCAGGCCCAGAGCGAAATGTTCACGCTCAACCGCGATCGATCCGACGGATCGAGCAACACCTCCCGCGTCGGCGGCTTCGCCGTCGTCAACCTGCGCGTGGCCTACGCCCTGCCGAGCCTGCTGGGTCCTCGCGGCGAGGTCTTCATCGCGCTGGAGAACCTCGCTGATCGCAGGTACGCGTACCGCAGCGGCTATCCGATGCCCGGCCGATCCGCGCAGCTGGGCGTGACCCTGAGCCTGTGA
- a CDS encoding DUF2946 family protein yields MHALRTSSMLARLILAWFVLTLGIAVASPLVQPKAMELICSDGGSTKLVFVDDSGEAEQGAHHALDCSLCLPAALPATPAHYKLALPQPSANARHPFVSAHITALLGAPLPPRGPPFLS; encoded by the coding sequence ATGCATGCCCTGCGCACCTCCTCAATGCTTGCACGCCTGATCCTGGCGTGGTTCGTATTGACGCTGGGCATCGCTGTGGCCTCCCCCCTGGTCCAGCCCAAGGCGATGGAACTGATTTGCTCCGATGGCGGGAGCACGAAGCTCGTTTTCGTCGATGACAGCGGCGAAGCCGAACAGGGCGCACACCATGCGCTGGATTGTTCCCTGTGCCTGCCTGCCGCACTGCCCGCAACGCCGGCCCACTACAAGCTGGCGCTGCCCCAGCCCTCTGCCAATGCGCGGCACCCTTTTGTGTCGGCGCACATCACGGCGCTTCTGGGCGCGCCGCTGCCGCCTCGCGGCCCTCCATTCCTTTCGTGA
- a CDS encoding FMN-binding negative transcriptional regulator encodes MYIPPHFAETRPEPLQHVIREHPLGTLVTQGPGGLDADHLPFEFDPDEGPCGLLSAHVARANPLWQRCPTGTPVMVVFHGPQAYISPNWYPSKHESHRLVPTWNYEVVHAHGVLSVHDDERFVRRIVARLTRQQEAAEPRPWKMGDSSPEFINGLLQHIVGIEIALTSLVGKFKLSQNREPRDIAGAADTLQARGQGELAERMRPAL; translated from the coding sequence ATGTACATTCCACCGCATTTCGCCGAAACCCGGCCCGAGCCGCTGCAGCACGTGATTCGCGAGCACCCTCTGGGCACCCTGGTCACGCAGGGACCGGGTGGCCTGGATGCCGATCATTTGCCGTTCGAGTTCGACCCGGACGAGGGCCCTTGCGGCCTGCTGTCGGCCCATGTGGCCCGCGCCAATCCGCTGTGGCAGCGCTGCCCCACGGGCACGCCGGTCATGGTGGTGTTCCATGGCCCGCAGGCCTACATTTCGCCCAACTGGTATCCGAGCAAGCACGAGTCGCACCGCCTGGTGCCCACGTGGAACTACGAGGTGGTGCACGCCCACGGCGTGCTGAGCGTGCACGACGACGAGCGCTTCGTGCGCCGCATCGTGGCGCGCCTGACGCGCCAGCAGGAGGCGGCCGAGCCCAGGCCGTGGAAGATGGGCGACTCGTCGCCCGAGTTCATCAACGGCCTGCTGCAGCACATCGTGGGCATCGAGATCGCGCTGACCTCGCTGGTGGGTAAATTCAAGCTCAGCCAGAACCGCGAGCCGCGCGATATCGCCGGCGCCGCCGACACGCTGCAGGCGCGCGGCCAGGGCGAGCTGGCCGAACGGATGCGCCCCGCGCTTTGA